The Gouania willdenowi chromosome 3, fGouWil2.1, whole genome shotgun sequence genome includes the window taaatgtgatgtttgtagtaaatattTCAACAGTAAACTCACCTGTATGAGACACATgaaaatccacacaggagaaaaaccgttcagatgtgatgtttgtagtaaatgttttgctCGTAAGTATTCCCTGCAGTCACATGTGAGAATTCACAGAgaagagaaaccattcaaaggTGATGTTTGACAAAGGAATTGTTTTAAACAAAAGTCTGAACTAAAGGTCCACAACAGAGTCCACACATAAGAAAAGACTTTCAAATGTGATGTgtgtagtaaatatttttttattagttcaTTGTTTGTAGTTGTTTATTTAGTGACGTAGATTTAGGTATAGTTGAAGATTGAAGTGTAGTTTCAGTTTTGTAAGTCAGTTTTTTTAAGCAAGTTAACATAACGGAATTTTTAGTTAGGCATTTAGtatttacagttgatttattttgtgtaatttttttaatgtttttgtgtaaatagtTTTACCTTTGAATATTAAAGCCTCATCTGTGctacattaaaaatgtttgctgtttattAAAGAATTTACacttttgtaattattttatgttgattaaattgcacaaaattataGTAGAAATGTTGGGATCTATTGGAAAGCAGCGAGAAAACTCAACATGGGTCTAGTGGTCTACGTGTGTAAAAATCTGaatatctttatatatatatatatatatatatatatatatatatatatatatatatatatatatatatatataaagtaatgatggaaaaatttacaaaacaaaaatttccaaaagcacatgaaacgaccacaaaaatacacaaattattcaaaacacattaagcaacataaacacacacataaaatggCATATTAATATATGaaatgactcacaaaaaaatacaaaccaacAACGAAAACACCatcgactccaaaaacacatacaatggcaacaaaagtagacaaaataAGTCTAAAcacaaattactttaaaaaaacacacaaacatttgttcTGTCCTTTATTAattgattggtcattattctaaacgcaGACCTGAATGTTTATAACGTGGTCCTCGGATCAGATTATGACATTTCTGTGTTAGTGTTACTACTACTGCCATCAAGTGGTTAGTTTTGACATTACAATGGTCTAAATCATAGACCATTCTGTTATAGTTGTACATAGGTATAGTGGAATTAACCTATTAAAGGccagatacaaatacatttataattggCTTTTGAACCACTAAAACTTACCTTGGAGAGCACTAACAGTAAATGTTACATTGGTTGTTGATGACATTCTGTTCCTAACAAGAATCAAACCAGAATTTTAGAAATTATAAGTAAATCAGTAAATAAGACATAGATGAAAGTTGACATGgcaatgttttaaaaaacaagacTAGACACAAATTAATCTACATAAGATTAACACTTCATAGTAAACAACTTCAATGGGCTTTAAACACTATGACACTAAAGGAAGACTGTCAGGGACCGAGGGTCAAAGTAGGAAACACACCAAAGCAATTCACGTTGACGGCTTTTATTTAGCCAAACAATAGtcaaaaataaccaaataaatgaGGCCAAAGTAACCAAATGTTAACAGAAGGAACAAACTGAACATGACACAACCCAACAGACCTCCCAAATAACACACAGGGAACATTTAAGCTGGGTGATCAGACCAAACATGAAGGGGGTGACTAGACTGACACATTACAGACATAATTAGATACATAAATCGGTAAGTAAAttacctaaatctaaataaGCAAATAAGATTTGGCAAGTAAAATACATTGACAAATAATATTAGCAAATTatgtataaactgtaaataatatcAACTTAAATTGACATCCCAGCTCTCCCCTCATGTCCTGCCATGGTTCAGGCCATAGGGGTGGAGCCTGGAAGTTACACCCTGGAGCTGAATGAGTGACAGCTCTCCAGTGTGTGGGCGTGGTCAGCCCTCACAAAGACATCTGAGtgttatttgtcatttattttgctCTCACAATATTTGGCTCAAAGTTTCTTCCCAAATTGACAATTTCTTCTGGAAACTTCAGAATATCTTCCAtgttataaaacacaaaacttaaGATACTAATGATAATGATGAGGGTACAGAGAGTGGGAGTTGATGGTACCAGCCCATGCAGGAGTTGAGGGTAATGAAAAATCAGACTCAACAGCTAAACGAGCATTGGAatagaaaaggaaaaaacagtaatattcatttgaaaaaggtgaaaataaGTCATTGATAAGAGAAACGGTGAGAAGTTGATGGCAGAAAGTGTGGGACACAGATTTTAAAGGGGGGACAGTACCACAACATTCAGAACTCTGTCTTTGTGACAGTTTTCAAAGGCAAATGTAGAAGAGATGAGGATATGAATTCAATATTAAAATTAGGACACAGGACTGAAATCAACCCTCAATGGGTAAAAGTCAGACAGATATATGtgatgtttacaaggtcagtaaAAATATTGAACATGTTATCATGAAGTGTTAAGAGATATTCATTTGTGTACTCATGTTGTCTATATTTTACCAAGAGAGAAGAAGTTTTTAACTCTCACCACTATGTGGCGCAGCGTTTCATTGGTCAGAGACGCATGCTACGTCATCACGTTCAGGGGTTTGTGAGCGCgccaaaaagttttttttttcctctctttccgCCTTGGATGTTGAGAATGTTCAGTGCAAGTGTGTGACAAATAAATATGCCAAAGAGGCTAAAGAAGAACATTGCCTTCGTCATGTATTTCCTCCGAGTTCAGCGCTGGTGAAGCTGTAACGCTCAACAGGTTATGGGCCCAGTAGCAACTCGAAGAGGAGTTTTGTTTCCATGAATTTTCACCGATAGAAAGTCGCAACAGATAGCGTGCTAACGGCTAGATAGCATCATGGATCAACGAGGAACAAGCAGATCACCTCGACTAGTGTTCGACGGAGATGAGAGCAAGTATGAGCTCTGGGAAACTAAAGTGCTTGGACATTTGCACTTAATAGGACTAAAGGACACTGTGCTGAGAGAACCAAACGGCGCACCTGAAATAGCAGATGGTAAGAAAAATGCTGACGCATACGCCGAGCTGATTCAACTTTTAGACGACAAAAGCCTCTCTTTAATTATGAGAGATGCGCCCGATAATGGAAGAAAAGCACTAAAGATATTGAGGGACTACTATGCTGGGAAGGGGAAACCCCGCATTATCAACCTGTACACTACCCTGACATCGCTTCAGAAGCGCAGCGACGAGACGGTTACAGATTATATCATCAGGGCAGAGACCGCCATCACGGCGCTACGCAACGCGGGTGAGACTTTAAGCGATGGACTACTTGTTGCTATGGTTTTAAAAGGACTACCGGAGAGTTTTAAACCATTTGCAATACATGTCACGCACAGTAAGGACAATATAACATTCCCTGAGTTTAAAACAGAGCTCCGCAGTTTCGAAGACACGGATAAACTAACTGCGGCTGAATCCAGTGACAATGTCATGAATACCGTAGTGAGAACCGGGCGAAAGTACGCTAAGTCGAGTACACAGAGCAGAGACAACAGTAATGTGGACATTATATGTTttaaatgtggaacaaaagGGCACCGAGCAAAAGCATGCAGACGAAAGACTTGGTGCAGTCATTGCAGGAGCAACACGCACAGTGATGGCACCTGCAGATACAAAGGCAAACAGGATGGAGCGAGgtgttatggtcaattattatattcatcatcatatcgtcaaatgtacagtatgttcatgtgtacaatttgtcatgttttaatacatgacgactccattactctttacacttttgaacagctgaatcatgattaaacagtacagagcgtactcagtgcacagagccaaggccagaatctctgctcacatgcagacatacacttatcaagacagataaagactggagccgaaccttctcataacatcttcatcatcctccaacatttccactattgggcatctgactctctCCTCCTCCTTACCCCAGAGTGGAACTCtgctgttatctgtataaaaccttaagctgaaactgttagagggcgcggcacttccttcggacgtccgcctggacggacgctaattttgtttcactttgttccatcttgtaccttttttactTAGccttagaataaacttttttataaaaccatcaatgcttctcctggactccatcattcaaccagagcaataaatcatgtctccaaataaggtcaaccgtaaattcagccgtaacagaGGAAAATCGCAGATGAGAGCGGCAGCGGATCGGGAGCTGCAGCGGCAGATTATGCCTTCAGGATCAAGGATACAGACGTCAAAATTCAGCCAGCGCGCATCACCAAGGCGAAGGGCCTGATGGTCGACACTGGAGCCACATCGCACATCATCAATGATGTAGCAAAATTTAAGAGCTTCGATGACACCTTCAAGCCAGAGACGCACTGCGTGGAGTTAGCAGATGGCACCCTCTGCAAAGGGGTCGCGCAACGGAGAGGGACTGCAGAGGTCTTCCTGATCGACAATACGGGACAGCGACGTAGAGCAACGCTGAGAGGCGCGTTGTTTCTTCCGTCGTACCCCCAAGATATTTTCTCAGTAAAGTCAGCCACCGCATTAGGAGCAACAGTCACTTTTAAACAAGGGCAGGACATGTTAACTCATAAGGACGGTACTAACTTTAACATACATGTGCATGGTAAGTTGTATTATTTGCAAACTGAAGCTGAGGATAATGATAAATGTAGCACCTGTCATGATTTACAAACATGGCATGAGATATTAGGCCACTGTAATTATGAGGATGTATTAAGGTTGCAAAATGTGGTCAATGGCATGCAAATTAAGGGCAAAACAGATAGGCCTGAACAAGAATGTGAGGTGTGCATTCAGGGAAAGTTTGTACAAAGCCGAAACAGAAACCCTGATACAAGAGCAAAGGCTCCCTTGCAGATGGTACACACAGACTTAGCAGGCCCAGTAGCTACTGAGTCAATTGATGGGTACAAATATGTGCAGTCATTCACTGATGATTATTCTAATGCAGTATTTGCATATTTTCTGAAGACAAAAAGTGATGCATTACAGGCAACAGAAAAATTTCTGGCAGATGTTGCCCCATATGGAAAGGTGAAATGTATTAGATCTGATAATGGCACAGAATTCACATGTGAAGGATTTCAGACTCTGTTAAGAAAAAAGGGCATTAAACATGAAACATCAGCCCCATACTCGCCCCACCAAAATGGTACGGCTGAGAGAGGCTGGCGTACGCTTTTTGAGATGGGCAGGTGTATGTTGATCGAAAGTCAGCTACCTAAATGCCTATGGAACTATGCTGTCCAAACAGCAGCCATAGTACGAAACAGATGCTTTAATAAGCGAACGGGGAAGACCCCTTTTcagatgctaacagacaaaAAGCCAGATTTGTCAAAAATGCAAAGATTTGGATCTGTATGTTACACATACAAACAGGATAAGGGAAAGCTTGATTCAAAATGTGACCAAGGATTTTTTGTTGGTTATGATAAGAACAGCCCCGCCTATTTGGTTTATCATCCTAACACTGAGAAGGTTAAGAAACATAGGCTTGCTAAATTTTTGAGCAAGGCAGGTGTAGAAAAGCAAACACAGACAGATGAGGCtgagaaaaattattattatgaggGAGAAAAGCAGCCAACGGCTGACAGAGCCACACAGGAAGTTGTTTAAAGTGTTATTTCTATTAGAGTTTATGCAACCTGAGTACAAGTGGGGGTGTTAAGAGATATTCATTTGTGTACTCATGTTGTCTATATGTTACCAAGAGAGAAGAAGTTTTTAACTCTCACCACTATGTGGCGCAGCTTTTCATTGGTCAGAGACGCATGCTACGTCATCACGTTCAGGGGTTTGTGAGCGCgccaaaaagtttttttttttcctctctttccgCCTTGGATGTTGAGAATGTTCAGTGCAAGTGTGTGACAAATAAATATGCCAAAGAGGCTAAAGAAGAACATTGCCTTCGTCATGTATTTCCTCCGAGTTCAGCGCTGGTGAAGCTGTAACGCTCAACATGAAGTATGAATAGTAAGTATGAAAGGTAAAGAAAGAATTTAAAAACTGAATATATTACTTCCAGCACCCATGGAGACTAAAAGGGATATTTGGAAGAGGGGAAAATGACAGAATGCCTTAAAACTATTTCATACTCTTTAAAAGTAACAAGACTGTGAAAAACAATATgagaagtttatttatttatttttttgttaaattgaagTACATGGCACCATGATTTACCCTCTCTAATACAGTAGGTGGTGATAttcacctattcaagttggttgtaACACGCCAATAatcaagaaagaagaagaagaagaactgctGAATTAgagcagtagaagaagaaacagtGGAAAATAACAACATGTGTCTCTGAGTCTAATATAGAATGTTATTAATATCCAGCCTACAGACGGAGTCAGGCCACACTATAATAGAGCCTTAAAGCTCCAGTGGAAGGTGAGAGAGCACAACACGGTGTCAGAAGACGGAGTTACAGAGACACGGAGAGGCTGGAGCAGAGTGCTAAccgagctagcagaggagctagcacCATGGAGCAGTTCAAAGCACCGTCACCACTGTATCTCACCGGTAACCCTGCTGATAACTGGCACAGCTGGGAACAAAGCTTTCGGCGGTATATAGCGGCCCTCAGGGAGAAAGATGAACAGGTAAAGATTGACATTTTACTCCACACCATCGGCGAGGATGCACTGGAAGTGTACAACACACTGACTGTTAGAGCTGAGGGAGATGAACTGACAATGGAGGATGtttttcaagcctttaaagatcACTGCAGTTCACAGAAAAATGTTGTGTTTGAAAGATATCAATATTGGTCCCATCAGATGACAGCAGGGACATCAGTAAACAGACTCATAACAGAGCTGAGACAGAGAAGCAAAGACTGTGAGTTTGGAATAAGTGAGCATGACATGCTGAGAGATAAACTTGTGTTAAGCATCACAGACTCTCACCTAAAAAAGAGACTGATACAGGAAAGAGGTCTAACGTTACACAGAGCAATAGAAATATGCAGAGCAACAGAGCAAGAAAAGACTGAACATGGAGTGCAAGAAGTTCCAGTGGATGGTGAACTGGAAATGATCCTTCCTGACAAGAGTCTCCATCATAACACCAGTAGACAATTAGGTTCCCAATCTGTTCCAAATACAGATCAAACAGAAAAACTTGTGCTGGCTGCCTTCACGCCCAACGTTCATCTGCACAGATTACAGCTCCAGCAGCCGTCAGTcactgattgtgttttcagtgagaggaagaatgtggagcagctgctcccagagcgtcaacacataaaggaggaaccagagatgatcagtgaaggtcaggaggaaaagcagctttatgtgcagcaggagacaaacagtgctgcttgtcctgttaaatgtgaaggTGAAGAGGAGAAGTCTCAGGCctcccagctacactggagacaactaacagaaatcaacataaaggaggaaccttcaacctgcactttagatgaattaatgaaaatacaaagtgtGGGAATTAACAGCAAAGGACCAGAAGCAGCTCAGAACCCAGAACCAAGCAGTTTAGTACtacaaggtcctgatggaacaGAAACAGACTCTCCTCAGGCTGAAGATagtagtgatgatgatgatgatgatgatgatgaaggctgttggcagaaacctctgtcagagtctgaaactgaagctgactttgactccaccaggaaaaagagaaaaatgtctGACTCAAGTAAAAATGCTGAAATAGGAAATAAATCTTCCAAAATGcagattcattcatttaaaaagattTGTTCAAAGAAGAAGATTCTGGTAAAAATGACATCTGAATGTGTGGGTGGTGAGAAACCATCACTCAATGCATCTTCAAAACAGAGAATCCACACTGgagaaaaaccatttaaatgtgatgtttgcagtaaatgttttacaCGTAAGGTTTACCTGCgaaaacacatgagaatccacacaggagagaaaccattccaaTGTGATatatgtagtaaatgttttcttcAAAAGTCTCACCTCAAGCAACACATGAtagtccacacaggagagaaaccattccaaTGTGATgtatgtagtaaatgttttactcgTAAAATAGGTCTTAAggtacacatgagaatccacacaggagagaaaccatttaaatgtgatatttgtagaaaatgttttatttttaaagctgacCTGCAGTCACACAGGAGAACCCACACTGGGGAAAAACcgttcaaatgtgatgtttgtaagaAATGTTTTTCCCGTAAGGATTACCTGCAGTTACACATgaaaatccacacaggagaaaaaacatttaaatgtgatgtttgtagtaaatattTCAACAGTAAACTCACTTGTATGAGACACATgaaaatccacacaggagaaaaaccgttcagatgtgatgtttgtagtaaatgttttgctCGTAAGAATTCCCTGCAGTCACATGTGAGAATTCACAGAgaagagaaaccattcaaaggTGATGTTTGACAAAggaattgttttaaataaaagtctgaACTAAAGGTCCACAACAGAGTCCACACATAAGAAAAGACTTTCAAATGTGATGTgtgtagtaaatatttttttattagttcaTTGTTTGTAGTTGTTTATTTAGTGACGTAGAATTAGGTATAGTTGAAGATTGAAGTGTAGTTTCAGTTTTGTAAGTCAGTTTTTTTAAGTAAGTTAACATAACAAAATTTTTAGTTAGGCATTTAGtatttacagttgatttattttgtgtaatttttttaatgtttttgtgtaaatagtTTTACCTTTGAATATTAAAGCCTCATCTGTGctacattaaaaatgtttgctgtttattAAAGAATTTACACTTCtgtaattattttatgttgattaaattgcacaaaattataGTAGAAATGTTGGGATCTATTGGAAAGCAGCGAGAAAAAAACATGGGTCTAGTGGTCTACGTGTGTAAAAATCTGAATatcttcatatatatatatatatataaagtaatgatggaaaaatttacaaaacaaaaatttacaaaagcacatgaaacgaccacaaaaatacacaaattattcaaaacacatgaagcaacataaacacacacataaaatggCATATTAATATATGaaatgactcacaaaaaaatacaaaccaacAACGAAAACACCatcgactccaaaaacacatacaatggcaacaaaagtagacaaaataagtctaaacacaaaattactttaaaaaacacacaaacatttgttcTGTCCTTTATTAattgattggtcattattctaaacgcaGACCTTAATGTTTATAACGTGGTCCTCGGATCAGATTATGACATTTCTGTGTTAGTGTTACTACTACTGCCATCAAGTGGTTAGTTTTGACATTACAATGGTCTAAATCATAGACCATTCTGTTATAGTTGTACATAGGTATAGTGGAATTAACCTGTTAAAGGccagatacaaatacatttataattggCTTTTGAACCACTAAAACTTACCTTGGAGAGCACTAACAGTAAATGTTACATTGGTTGTTGATGACATTCTGTTCCTATCAAGTATCAAACCAGAATTTTAGAAATTATAAGTAAATCAGTAAATAAGACATAGATGAAAGTTGACATGgcaatgttttaaaaaacaagacTTGACACAAATTAATCTACATAAGATTAACACTTCATAGTAAACAACTTCAATGGGCTTTAAACACTATGACACTAAAGGAAGACTGTCAGGGACTGAGGGTCAAAGTAGGAAACACACCAAAGCAATTCACGTTGACGGCTTTTATTTAGccaaaaaatagtcaaaaatgaccaaataaatgAGGCCAAAGTAACCAAATGTTAACAGAAGGAACAAACTGAACATGACACAACCCAACAGACCTCCCAAATGACACACAGGGAACATTTAAGCTGGGTGATCAGACCAAACATGAAGGGGGTGACTAGACTGACACATTACAGACATAATTAGATACATAAATCGGTAAGTAAATgacctaaatctaaatgagcAAATAAGATTTACTAAGTAAAATACATTGACAAATAATATTAGCAAATTatgtataaactgtaaataatatcAACTTAAATTGACATCCCAGATCTCCCCTCATGTCCTGCCATGGTTCAGGCCATAGGGGTGGAGCCTGGAAGTTACACCCTGGAGCTGAATGAGTGACAGCTCTCCAGTGTGTGGGCGTGGTCAGCCCTCACAAAGACATCTGAGtgttatttgtcatttattttgctCTCACAATATTTGGCTCAAAGTTTCTTCCCAAATTGACAATTTCTTCTGGAAACTTCAGAATATCTTGCAtgttataaaacacaaaacttaaGATACTAAAGATAATGATGAGGGTACAGAGAGTGGGAGTTGATGGTACCAGCCCATGCAGGAGTTGAGGGAAATGAAAAATCAGACACAACAGCTAATCGAGCATTGGAatagaaaaggaaaaaacagtaatattcatttgaaaaaggtgaaaataaGTCATTGATAAGAGAAACGGTGAGAAGTTGATGGCAGAAAGTGTGGGACACAGATTCTAAAGGGGGGACAGTACCACAACATTCAGAACTCTGTCTTTGTGAAAGTTTTCAAAGGCAAATGTAAAAGAGATGAGGATATGAATTCAATATTAAAATTAGGACACAGGACTGAAATCAACCCTCAATGGGTAAAAGTCAGACAGATATATGtgatgtttacaaggtcagtaaAAATGTTGAACATGTTATCATGAAGTATGAATAGTAAGTATGAAAGGTAAAGAAAGAATTAAAAAACTGAATATATTACTTCCAGCACCCATGGAGACTAAAAGGGATATTTGGAAGAGTGGAAAATGACAGAATGCCTTAAAACTATTTTATACTCCTTAAAAGTAACAAGACTGTGAAAAAGAATATgagaagtttatttatttattttttttgttaaattgaagTACATGGCACCATGATTTACCCTCTCTAATACAGTAGGTGGTGATAttcacctattcaagttggttgtaACACGCCAATAatcaagaaagaagaagaagaagaagaagaattaaagcagtagaagaagaaacagcGGAGAGTAACAACATGTGTCTCTGAGTCTAATATAGAATGTTATTAATATCCAGCCTACAGACGGAGTCAGGCCACACTATAATAGAGCCTTAAAGCTCCAGTGGAAGGTGAGAGAGCACAACACGGTGTCAGAAGACGGAGTTACAGAGACACGGAGAGGCTGGAGCAGAGTGCTAAccgagctagcagaggagctagcacCATGGAGCAGTTCAAAGCACCGTCACCACTGTCTCTCACCGGTAACCCTGCTGATAACTGGCACAGCTGGGAACAAAGCTTTCGGCGGTATATAGCGGCATCAGGGGAGAAAGATGAACAGGTAAAGATTGACATTTTACTCCACACCATCGGCGAGGATGCACTGGAAGTGTACAACACACTGACTGTTAGAGCTGAGGGAGATGAACTGACAATGGAGGATGtttttcaagcctttaaagatcACTGCAGTTCacagaaaaatgttgtttttgaaaGATATCAATATTGGTCCCATCAGATGACAGCAGGGACATCAGTAAACAGACTCATAACAGAGCTGAGACAGAGAAGCAAAGACTGTGAGTTTGGAATAAGTGAGCATGACATGCTGAGAGATAAACTTGTGTTAAGCATCACAGACTCTCACCTAAAAAAGAGACTGATACAGGAAAGAGGTCTAACGTTACACAGAGCAATAGAAATATGCAGAGCAACAGAGCAAGAAAAGACTGAACATGGAGTGCTAGAAGTTCCAGTGGATGGTGAACTGGAAATGATCCTTCCTGACAAGAGTCTCCATCATAACACCAGTAGACAATTAGGTTCCCAATCTGTTCCAAATACAGATCAAACAGAAAAACTTGTGCTGGCTGCCTTCACGCCCAACGTTCATCTGCACAGATTACAGCTCCAGCAGCCGTCAGTcactgattgtgttttcagtgagaggaagaatgtggagcagctgctcccagagcgtctccacataaaggaggaaccagagatgctcagtgaaggtcaggaggaaaagcagctttatgtgcagcaggagacaaacagtgctgcttgtcctgttaaatgtgaaggTGAAGAGGAGAAGTCTCAGGCctcccagctacactggagacaactaacagaaatcaacattaaggaggaaccttcaacctgcactttagatgaattaatgaaaatacaaagtgtGGGAATTAACAGCAAAGGACCAGAAGCAGCTCAGAACCCAGATCCAAGCAGTTTAGTACCacaaggtcctgatggaacaGAAACAGACTCGCCTCAGGCTGAAGATagtagtgatgatgatgatgatgatgatgatgatgatgatgataaagacTGTTGGCAGAACCCTCTGTCAGTGTCTGAAACTGAAGCTGACTTTGACTCCAccaggaaaaagagaaagatgtcTGACTCAAGTAAAAATGCTGAAATAGGAAATAAAGCTTCCAAAACACAGATTagttcatttcaacagatttctTCAAAAAAGAAGATTCAGGTAAAAATGACATCTGAATGTGTGGGTGGTGAGAAAGCACCACTCAATGCATCTTCAAAACAGAGAATCCACACTGgagaaaaaccatttaaatgtgatgtttgcagtaaatgttttacaCGTAAGGTTTACCTGCattcacacatgagaatccacacaggagagaaaccattccaaTGTGATgtatgtagtaaatgttttcttcAAAAGGCTCACGTCAAGCAACACATGAtagtccacacaggagagaaaccattccaaTGTGATgtatgtagtaaatgttttactcgTAAAATCGGTCTTAAggtacacatgagaatccacacaggagagaaaccatttaaatgtcatatttgtagaaaatgttttattttt containing:
- the LOC114459096 gene encoding zinc finger protein 761-like, translated to MDQRGTSRSPRLVFDGDESKYELWETKVLGHLHLIGLKDTVLREPNGAPEIADGKKNADAYAELIQLLDDKSLSLIMRDAPDNGRKALKILRDYYAGKGKPRIINLYTTLTSLQKRSDETVTDYIIRAETAITALRNADESGSGSGAAAADYAFRIKDTDVKIQPARITKAKGLMVDTGATSHIINDVAKFKSFDDTFKPETHCVELADGTLCKGVAQRRGTAEVFLIDNTGQRQTDSPQAEDSSDDDDDDDDEGCWQKPLSESETEADFDSTRKKRKMSDSSKNAEIGNKSSKMQIHSFKKICSKKKILVKMTSECVGGEKPSLNASSKQRIHTGEKPFKCDVCSKCFTRKVYLRKHMRIHTGEKPFQCDICSKCFLQKSHLKQHMIVHTGEKPFQCDVCSKCFTRKIGLKVHMRIHTGEKPFKCDICRKCFIFKADLQSHRRTHTGEKPFKCDVCKKCFSRKDYLQLHMKIHTGEKTFKCDVCSKYFNSKLTCMRHMKIHTGEKPFRCDVCSKCFARKNSLQSHVRIHREEKPFKGDV
- the LOC114480532 gene encoding zinc finger protein interacting with ribonucleoprotein K-like: MEQFKAPSPLSLTGNPADNWHSWEQSFRRYIAASGEKDEQVKIDILLHTIGEDALEVYNTLTVRAEGDELTMEDVFQAFKDHCSSQKNVVFERYQYWSHQMTAGTSVNRLITELRQRSKDCEFGISEHDMLRDKLVLSITDSHLKKRLIQERGLTLHRAIEICRATEQEKTEHGVLEVPVDGELEMILPDKSLHHNTSRQLGSQSVPNTDQTEKLVLAAFTPNVHLHRLQLQQPSVTDCVFSERKNVEQLLPERLHIKEEPEMLSEGQEEKQLYVQQETNSAACPVKCEGEEEKSQASQLHWRQLTEINIKEEPSTCTLDELMKIQSVGINSKGPEAAQNPDPSSLVPQGPDGTETDSPQAEDSSDDDDDDDDDDDDKDCWQNPLSVSETEADFDSTRKKRKMSDSSKNAEIGNKASKTQISSFQQISSKKKIQVKMTSECVGGEKAPLNASSKQRIHTGEKPFKCDVCSKCFTRKVYLHSHMRIHTGEKPFQCDVCSKCFLQKAHVKQHMIVHTGEKPFQCDVCSKCFTRKIGLKVHMRIHTGEKPFKCHICRKCFIFKADLHSHMRTHTGEKPFKCDVCKKCFSRKDYLQLHMKIHTGEKTFQCDVCSKCFLQKAHLKQHMIVHTGEKPFQCDVCKKCFSRKDYLPSHMKIHTGEKLFRCDVCSQCFFF